The Thalassotalea nanhaiensis genome has a window encoding:
- a CDS encoding 2-oxoacid:ferredoxin oxidoreductase subunit beta has translation MSFAKSKFKHKSLPVNDLGLTYRDYEGAISTLCAGCGHDSISSAIVHACAELSIEPHKIAKMSGIGCSSKAPNYFLNNSHGFNTVHGRMPSVTTGANLANKDLTYLAMSGDGDSASIGLGQFAHVVRRQLNMVYMVANNGVYGLTKGQLAATSDRGVKNKTGDISLFNDIDLCTMALQLGASFVARCFSGDKAQLIPIIKAAIAHQGFAFIDIISPCVTFNNHPGSTRSYDYVQEHVTTGAVTDFVPTKEEITAQTPEGEFEDICLHDGSLMRIHKLDKDYDTSNRLKAMTDVEEHKERGEILTGLLYLDPTASTFHELNDTADTPMNQVKQDLLCPGERVLGTINDSFR, from the coding sequence ATGAGCTTTGCAAAATCTAAATTTAAACATAAATCGCTGCCGGTAAATGACTTGGGGTTAACGTATCGAGATTACGAAGGCGCTATATCCACCCTATGTGCGGGTTGCGGTCATGATTCTATTTCATCAGCCATAGTTCATGCATGTGCTGAACTGTCGATAGAGCCACATAAAATTGCAAAAATGTCCGGTATTGGTTGCTCTTCTAAGGCACCAAATTACTTTCTAAATAACTCCCATGGTTTTAATACTGTGCACGGCAGAATGCCATCTGTCACTACCGGTGCAAATTTAGCTAATAAAGATCTAACTTATTTAGCCATGTCCGGGGACGGAGACAGCGCATCTATAGGCTTAGGTCAATTTGCCCATGTCGTAAGACGTCAGTTAAACATGGTATATATGGTTGCTAATAATGGCGTTTACGGTTTAACCAAAGGTCAACTGGCTGCCACCTCTGATCGAGGCGTTAAAAATAAAACTGGAGATATTAGCTTATTCAATGACATTGATTTGTGTACTATGGCTTTACAACTTGGTGCTTCGTTTGTTGCACGCTGTTTTTCTGGTGATAAAGCGCAATTAATACCAATTATCAAAGCAGCTATTGCCCATCAAGGTTTTGCCTTTATCGATATTATCTCACCTTGTGTAACATTTAATAATCATCCTGGTTCTACCCGCTCTTACGATTATGTACAAGAACATGTGACAACAGGAGCTGTGACAGATTTTGTCCCGACTAAAGAAGAAATCACAGCACAAACCCCAGAAGGCGAATTTGAAGATATTTGTTTACATGATGGCTCTTTAATGCGAATACATAAACTTGATAAAGATTATGACACATCAAACCGATTGAAAGCGATGACCGATGTTGAAGAGCATAAAGAACGAGGTGAAATTTTAACGGGTTTACTTTATTTAGACCCAACAGCAAGCACATTCCATGAATTGAATGACACTGCTGATACGCCAATGAATCAAGTTAAACAAGACCTACTCTGCCCGGGAGAGCGTGTATTAGGAACAATTAACGATAGTTTCAGGTAA
- a CDS encoding rhodanese-like domain-containing protein — MLKTIPELLKEVSKNIRKITAEQARIELSENKGLLIDVREPAEYATGSATGAINIPRGLLEMKILELVKEENTAIYLHCASAARATFAAESLMRVGYTNVNVISCKFDVIAKTI, encoded by the coding sequence ATGTTAAAAACCATCCCTGAGTTATTAAAAGAAGTTAGTAAAAATATTAGAAAAATAACTGCCGAACAGGCTCGTATTGAATTGTCAGAAAATAAGGGCTTACTTATTGATGTAAGAGAGCCTGCTGAATATGCTACTGGCTCTGCAACCGGTGCTATTAACATTCCTCGTGGTTTATTAGAGATGAAAATACTGGAGCTGGTAAAAGAAGAAAACACAGCTATTTATTTACACTGTGCTTCTGCTGCCAGAGCAACGTTTGCTGCTGAGTCTCTAATGCGAGTAGGTTATACCAATGTTAATGTGATCAGCTGTAAGTTTGATGTGATCGCAAAAACAATCTAA